In Zingiber officinale cultivar Zhangliang chromosome 3B, Zo_v1.1, whole genome shotgun sequence, a single window of DNA contains:
- the LOC122056315 gene encoding uncharacterized protein LOC122056315 isoform X1 has product MKKNSTASSSTKSGMFPSPGTPTYRHGAGVAGYQKGWSSERVPLPANGNRRYAGSGVLLPFANGRTLPSKWEDAERWILSPVSGDGYGSSLMPPLHHRRPKSKSGPLGAPAVKSGVYSSASPLVPCFDSGRVGNFTAASPFLAGVLMPEHSFSGNDGCVRGGSANIGGIGRVDGSISGGSSLSGKARSADEEPYIVRSASTRRFSDTVMESSSVPCSQDSITDEQFEGTKEAASTVSISVFRKDVATQMSPERSPPSSPKEIHFSPSTSTPPLELENHFSKFEVRDVQVDDRVTVTRWSKKHISRGSDRRSSSIIEWKKKTVEANTSAWGVAETAKSMSKCRREEAKITAWENLQEAKAETEIRKLEMKLEKKRSSSMEKILNKLRSAQKKAEEMRSAVADRKTNQVAVKAKRTPFFCKSYRISYLSGCFACHTC; this is encoded by the exons ATGAAGAAGAACTCCACTGCTTCCTCTTCCACCAAATCTGGCATGTTTCCTAGCCCCGGGACGCCCACCTATCGACACGGCGCCGGAGTGGCTGGTTACCAGAAAGGGTGGAGCTCGGAGCGGGTGCCTCTGCCAGCGAATGGCAACCGGAGGTATGCAGGAAGCGGCGTTCTCTTGCCATTCGCCAATGGGCGGACTTTGCCCTCAAAATGGGAGGACGCGGAGCGGTGGATCCTCAGCCCCGTCTCAGGCGATGGGTATGGGAGTTCGCTCATGCCACCGTTGCATCATAGGCGACCCAAGTCGAAGAGTGGTCCTCTCGGAGCACCTGCTGTGAAATCCGGTGTCTATTCATCAGCTTCGCCGCTGGTTCCTTGCTTCGACAGTGGTAGAGTTGGAAATTTTACGGCGGCCTCACCGTTCTTGGCTGGAGTTTTGATGCCGGAACACAGTTTTTCAGGCAATGACGGTTGCGTGAGAGGAGGGAGTGCAAACATAGGAGGAATAGGAAGAGTTGATGGTAGCATCAGCGGAGGCAGCAGCTTGAGTGGTAAAGCTCGCTCTGCTGATGAAGAGCCATATATAGTCAGATCCGCTAGTACTCGTAGGTTTTCTGATACGGTGATGGAATCTTCTTCTGTTCCCTGTTCTCAAG ATTCAATTACAGATGAGCAATTTGAAGGTACAAAAGAAGCAGCCTCCACAGTATCAATCTCAGTTTTTAGGAAGGATGTTGCGACACAGATGAGCCCAGAGAGAAGTCCTCCATCCTCTCCCAAAGAGATTCATTTTTCCCCTTCTACTTCAACTCCTCCCCTTGAACTAGAGAACCATTTCTCAAAATTTGAGGTTCGGGACGTGCAAGTAGATGATCGGGTTACCGTAACTAGATGGTCCAAAAAACACATATCACGAGGGTCTGATAGGCGTTCATCAAGCATTATAGAATGGAAGAAAAAGACAGTAGAGGCAAATACTTCTGCTTGGGGAGTTGCTGAGACAGCAAAGTCCATGTCAAA GTGTAGAAGAGAAGAAGCCAAGATCACAGCGTGGGAGAACTTACAGGAAGCGAAAGCTGAAACAGAGATTAGGAAATTAGAG ATGAAGCTAGAAAAGAAAAGATCTTCCTCTATGGAGAAAATTCTGAACAAACTTAGATCAGCTCAGAAGAAAGCAGAGGAAATGCGAAGTGCAGTGGCTGACAGAAAAACCAACCAGGTAGCAGTGAAGGCTAAAAGGACTCCATTCTTCTGCAAGAGTTACCGTATTAGTTACCTTAGTGGTTGCTTTGCTTGCCATACTTGCTAG
- the LOC122056315 gene encoding uncharacterized protein LOC122056315 isoform X3 yields the protein MKKNSTASSSTKSGMFPSPGTPTYRHGAGVAGYQKGWSSERVPLPANGNRRYAGSGVLLPFANGRTLPSKWEDAERWILSPVSGDGYGSSLMPPLHHRRPKSKSGPLGAPAVKSGVYSSASPLVPCFDSGRVGNFTAASPFLAGVLMPEHSFSGNDGCVRGGSANIGGIGRVDGSISGGSSLSGKARSADEEPYIVRSASTRRFSDTVMESSSVPCSQDEQFEGTKEAASTVSISVFRKDVATQMSPERSPPSSPKEIHFSPSTSTPPLELENHFSKFEVRDVQVDDRVTVTRWSKKHISRGSDRRSSSIIEWKKKTVEANTSAWGVAETAKSMSKCRREEAKITAWENLQEAKAETEIRKLEMKLEKKRSSSMEKILNKLRSAQKKAEEMRSAVADRKTNQVAVKAKRTPFFCKSYRISYLSGCFACHTC from the exons ATGAAGAAGAACTCCACTGCTTCCTCTTCCACCAAATCTGGCATGTTTCCTAGCCCCGGGACGCCCACCTATCGACACGGCGCCGGAGTGGCTGGTTACCAGAAAGGGTGGAGCTCGGAGCGGGTGCCTCTGCCAGCGAATGGCAACCGGAGGTATGCAGGAAGCGGCGTTCTCTTGCCATTCGCCAATGGGCGGACTTTGCCCTCAAAATGGGAGGACGCGGAGCGGTGGATCCTCAGCCCCGTCTCAGGCGATGGGTATGGGAGTTCGCTCATGCCACCGTTGCATCATAGGCGACCCAAGTCGAAGAGTGGTCCTCTCGGAGCACCTGCTGTGAAATCCGGTGTCTATTCATCAGCTTCGCCGCTGGTTCCTTGCTTCGACAGTGGTAGAGTTGGAAATTTTACGGCGGCCTCACCGTTCTTGGCTGGAGTTTTGATGCCGGAACACAGTTTTTCAGGCAATGACGGTTGCGTGAGAGGAGGGAGTGCAAACATAGGAGGAATAGGAAGAGTTGATGGTAGCATCAGCGGAGGCAGCAGCTTGAGTGGTAAAGCTCGCTCTGCTGATGAAGAGCCATATATAGTCAGATCCGCTAGTACTCGTAGGTTTTCTGATACGGTGATGGAATCTTCTTCTGTTCCCTGTTCTCAAG ATGAGCAATTTGAAGGTACAAAAGAAGCAGCCTCCACAGTATCAATCTCAGTTTTTAGGAAGGATGTTGCGACACAGATGAGCCCAGAGAGAAGTCCTCCATCCTCTCCCAAAGAGATTCATTTTTCCCCTTCTACTTCAACTCCTCCCCTTGAACTAGAGAACCATTTCTCAAAATTTGAGGTTCGGGACGTGCAAGTAGATGATCGGGTTACCGTAACTAGATGGTCCAAAAAACACATATCACGAGGGTCTGATAGGCGTTCATCAAGCATTATAGAATGGAAGAAAAAGACAGTAGAGGCAAATACTTCTGCTTGGGGAGTTGCTGAGACAGCAAAGTCCATGTCAAA GTGTAGAAGAGAAGAAGCCAAGATCACAGCGTGGGAGAACTTACAGGAAGCGAAAGCTGAAACAGAGATTAGGAAATTAGAG ATGAAGCTAGAAAAGAAAAGATCTTCCTCTATGGAGAAAATTCTGAACAAACTTAGATCAGCTCAGAAGAAAGCAGAGGAAATGCGAAGTGCAGTGGCTGACAGAAAAACCAACCAGGTAGCAGTGAAGGCTAAAAGGACTCCATTCTTCTGCAAGAGTTACCGTATTAGTTACCTTAGTGGTTGCTTTGCTTGCCATACTTGCTAG
- the LOC122056315 gene encoding uncharacterized protein LOC122056315 isoform X2, with translation MKKNSTASSSTKSGMFPSPGTPTYRHGAGVAGYQKGWSSERVPLPANGNRRYAGSGVLLPFANGRTLPSKWEDAERWILSPVSGDGYGSSLMPPLHHRRPKSKSGPLGAPAVKSGVYSSASPLVPCFDSGRVGNFTAASPFLAGVLMPEHSFSGNDGCVRGGSANIGGIGRVDGSISGGSSLSGKARSADEEPYIVRSASTRRFSDTVMESSSVPCSQDSITDEQFEGTKEAASTVSISVFRKDVATQMSPERSPPSSPKEIHFSPSTSTPPLELENHFSKFEVRDVQVDDRVTVTRWSKKHISRGSDRRSSSIIEWKKKTVEANTSAWGVAETAKSMSKREEAKITAWENLQEAKAETEIRKLEMKLEKKRSSSMEKILNKLRSAQKKAEEMRSAVADRKTNQVAVKAKRTPFFCKSYRISYLSGCFACHTC, from the exons ATGAAGAAGAACTCCACTGCTTCCTCTTCCACCAAATCTGGCATGTTTCCTAGCCCCGGGACGCCCACCTATCGACACGGCGCCGGAGTGGCTGGTTACCAGAAAGGGTGGAGCTCGGAGCGGGTGCCTCTGCCAGCGAATGGCAACCGGAGGTATGCAGGAAGCGGCGTTCTCTTGCCATTCGCCAATGGGCGGACTTTGCCCTCAAAATGGGAGGACGCGGAGCGGTGGATCCTCAGCCCCGTCTCAGGCGATGGGTATGGGAGTTCGCTCATGCCACCGTTGCATCATAGGCGACCCAAGTCGAAGAGTGGTCCTCTCGGAGCACCTGCTGTGAAATCCGGTGTCTATTCATCAGCTTCGCCGCTGGTTCCTTGCTTCGACAGTGGTAGAGTTGGAAATTTTACGGCGGCCTCACCGTTCTTGGCTGGAGTTTTGATGCCGGAACACAGTTTTTCAGGCAATGACGGTTGCGTGAGAGGAGGGAGTGCAAACATAGGAGGAATAGGAAGAGTTGATGGTAGCATCAGCGGAGGCAGCAGCTTGAGTGGTAAAGCTCGCTCTGCTGATGAAGAGCCATATATAGTCAGATCCGCTAGTACTCGTAGGTTTTCTGATACGGTGATGGAATCTTCTTCTGTTCCCTGTTCTCAAG ATTCAATTACAGATGAGCAATTTGAAGGTACAAAAGAAGCAGCCTCCACAGTATCAATCTCAGTTTTTAGGAAGGATGTTGCGACACAGATGAGCCCAGAGAGAAGTCCTCCATCCTCTCCCAAAGAGATTCATTTTTCCCCTTCTACTTCAACTCCTCCCCTTGAACTAGAGAACCATTTCTCAAAATTTGAGGTTCGGGACGTGCAAGTAGATGATCGGGTTACCGTAACTAGATGGTCCAAAAAACACATATCACGAGGGTCTGATAGGCGTTCATCAAGCATTATAGAATGGAAGAAAAAGACAGTAGAGGCAAATACTTCTGCTTGGGGAGTTGCTGAGACAGCAAAGTCCATGTCAAA AAGAGAAGAAGCCAAGATCACAGCGTGGGAGAACTTACAGGAAGCGAAAGCTGAAACAGAGATTAGGAAATTAGAG ATGAAGCTAGAAAAGAAAAGATCTTCCTCTATGGAGAAAATTCTGAACAAACTTAGATCAGCTCAGAAGAAAGCAGAGGAAATGCGAAGTGCAGTGGCTGACAGAAAAACCAACCAGGTAGCAGTGAAGGCTAAAAGGACTCCATTCTTCTGCAAGAGTTACCGTATTAGTTACCTTAGTGGTTGCTTTGCTTGCCATACTTGCTAG